GGCGCCGGCACGCGGCGCATGCTGAAGCTTGAACACGGCCATCGCCTGCGACACATTGCGCGCCTGCTCGACCAGGTTGCCTGCGGCAGCGGCGGCCTGCTCCACCAGCGCGGCGTTTTGCTGGGTGATGTCGTCGATCTGGATCACGGCCTGGTTGACCTGGCCGATGCCGGTGCTCTGTTCACGCGTGGAATGCGAGATCTCGGCCATCACGCGCGAGACCTTGCTGACCGACTCGATCACCTGGCCCATGGTCACGCCGGCGCTGTTGGTCAGCGCAGTGCCGGCCTGTACCTTGGAGATCGACATGTCGATCAAGGTCTTGATCTCCTTGGCAGCCGTGGCCGAACGCTGCGCCAGGCCACGCACTTCCGACGCCACCACGGCGAAGCCGCGCCCCTGCTCGCCGGCGCGCGCCGCCTCCACCGCCGCATTGAGCGCGAGGATGTTGGTCTGGAAGGCGATACCGTCGATCAGGCCGATGATGTCGAGGATCTTGGTGGACGAGGTGCTGATATCGCCCATGGTGGTCACTACCTGCGAGACGATCTCGCCGCCGTGCGCGGCCACCTGCTTGGCCTCCTCGGCCAGCTGGTTGGCGCTGGCGACGTTGTTGGCGCTCATTTGCACGGTGGACGTCAGTTCTTCCATGCTCGAGGCGGTCTGCTGCAGGCTCGACGCCTGCGACTCGGTGCGGCCCGACAGGTCCATATTGCCGTTGGCAATTTCAGTGGTGGCGGTAGTGATCTCGGCAAAATTGGCACGCACGTCGCCGATAATGCTGTGCAGGTTGATATTGGTCTGGCGCAGTGCGGCCAGCAGGCGGCCCATCTCGTCGTCGCGGCGCACCTCGATGGAGGCGGTCAGGTCGCCGCCCGCCATCATGCGCGCCGCGCGGGTGGCTTGCTTGAGCGGCAGCGCCACGTTGACATAGAGGCTGCGGCCAAATAACACCATGCCGGCAATGGCAGCGAGCGCAATGCCGCCGAGCCAGCCGCGCGCCTGGTACAGGCTGGTCTCGCCCATGGTCAGCAGGCACAGCGCCACGATCAGCAGCACGCTCGCGCCCATGGTCGTGGCCAGCGCGATCTGCTGGTTGAGCGACATCTTGAGCGACTCTTTCATGCGCGCAAACACGCCGCCGGAGACTCCGCGGCCGTTATGGATGCGCAGGCCGCGCGGGTTGCCGGCCTTGATCTCGCGGTACAGCGCATCGGCCGCGCGCACCTGCTCGCGCGACGGCTTGGTGCGCACCGACAGGTAGCCGACCTGCTTGCCCTGCTCGATCACGGGCGTGACATTGGCCAGCACCCAGTAATAGTCGCCGTTCTTGCAGCGGTTCTTCACCAGCCCGGTCCATGGCATGCCGGCCTTGATGGTGGTCCACAGGTCGGCAAAGGCTTCGACCGGCATGTCGGGATGGCGCACGATGTTTTGCGGCGCGCCCATCACCTCGGCTTCGGTAAAGCCGCTCACTTCGAGAAAATACGGGTTGGCGTAGTTGATGTTGCCCTGCAAATCGGTACTGGAGACGATGGTCTTGCCATCTTCCATGATGTACTCGTTCTGGGTGACGGGCGTGTTGACACGCATGGCAGCTCCTTTGTGGCTTGCTTGTTCTGGATGGGAAAATTATTGACAACTTATGAGAGCAAGAAGGCGAGCCGGGGATTGGGGAGCGCCCACAGGCGCAGCTGGCCTGTGGAACTAGATTAACGTTTACCGCGCCTTAAGAATCTAACCAAATGTATCAAAAGGATGTTTTTTTGTAGCAATACAACAGATGCTCAGTCCGCTTTGAAGTTCTGGCCCAGCGACATTGGCTTATTGAGCAAGATTGTCTGCGGATTGCGGCAGATCAGTACCAGTACCACGATGGTAGCGACATAAGGCAGCATCGACAGGAATTCCGACGGGATGGCCAGCCCCATGCCCTGGCCGTGAAATTGCAGCACCGTGACCCCGCCGAACAGGTAAGCGCCCACCAGCACGCCGCGCGGCTTCCAGGTCGCGAACACCACTTGCGCCAGCGCGATCCAGCCGCGGCCGGCCGTCATGCCCTCCACCCACATCGGCGTCAGCGCCAGCGACAGGTAGGCGCCCCCCAGGCCGGCCATGGCGCCGCCGAACAGCACCGTGCCATAGCGCAGCGCGATGACGTTGAAGCCGATCGCATGCGCGCTGTGCGGCGACTCGCCCACCGCGCGGATCACCAATCCGAGCCGGGTGCGCGCCAGCATCCAGCCAATCACCACCACCAGCGCCACGGACGCATAGGTCATGGCGTCAAAGCGGAACAGCAGCGGACCGATGAACGGCAAATCAGACAGCAGCGGGATGTCGAGGTTGGGCATGCGCTCCACGGTCTGGCCGACGAAACTGCGGCCGAGGAACGCCGAAACGCCGATGCCGAACAGCGTCAGCGCCAGCCCGGTGGCCACCTGGTTGGTTTGCAGGGTCAGCACCAGGAAGCCGAACACCAGCGCCATCAGCATGCCGGCCGCCATCGCCGCCAGCAGGCCCAGCACCATGCTGCCGGTACCCAGCGTGACGCCGAAGCCCACCACGGCGCCGACCAGCATCATGCCTTCCATGCCGAGGTTGAGCACGCCGGAGCGCTCGGTCACCAGCTCGCCCATCGAGGCGACCACCAGCGGGGTGGCGGCGCCGGCGGTGCTGGCCAAAAAGGCGATCAACAGTTCGGTGGTCATCATGCTGGTACTCCTGAAATCCGCTTATGCGGTTTGATGCGATAGTGGATGAACAGGTCGGCCGCCAGCAGGTAGAACAGCAGCAGCCCCTGGAACACGCCGGTGATTGCCGACGGCGCGCCCAGCTCGATCTGCGCGGTCTCGCCGCCGATGTACAACAGCGACATCAACAGCGCCGACAGCACCACGCCCAGCGGATGCAGCCGGCCCACGTACGCGACGATGATGGCGGCAAAGCCGTAGCCGGGCGACACCGATGGCTGCAACTGGCCCAGCGGCCCGGCCACCTCGCCCACGCCGGCCACGCCGGCCAGCGCGCCGCTGACCATGAAGGCCAGCCACACGTTGCGCGGCTCGGAAAAACCAGCGTACAAGGCGGCGGCCGGCGCCATGCCGCTCACCTGCATGCGGTAGCCGGCAAAGGTATGGCGGCAAAAGAACCACGCCGCACCGGCGGCAATCAGCGACAGGATGAACGCCGCGTTCAGCCGCAAGCCCTCCACGAGCAATGGCAGCGTCGCCGACTCGCTGAACATTTTCGATTGTGGAAAGTTAAAACCGTCCGGGTCGCGCATCGGCCCGTGCACCAGGTAGCTGAGCAGGTGGTACGCCACGTACACCAGCATCAGGCTCACCAGGATTTCACTGGTGTTGAACCGCGTGCGCAGCAAGGCGGGGATTGCCGCCCACAGCATGCCGCCCACGGCGCCGGCCACGAGCATCAGCGGCAGCACCCACCACGCCTCCACCTCGTGAAATTGCAGCGCCACGGCGCCGGCTGCGATCGCGCCCACCGTCAGCTGGCCGTCGGCGCCGATGTTGTTGACGTTGGCGCGAAAACCGATGGCCAGGCCCACGCCGCACAGGATCAGCGGCGTCGCTTTCAGCAGCAACTCGCCCACGCCGTACAGGGTGGTCCATGGCTTGATGAAGTACACGTAGAACGCGTGCAGCGGCTCCTGGCCGAGGAACAGGAACAAGAGCGAGCCGGTGGCCAGCATCGCCGCCGCCGCGATCAGGGGCGAGGCCAGCATCATGCGCCGGGACGGTTCGGGACGTTTTTCAAGCCGGGACATTCGAATCTCCTTTGACTGCGCCTTGATAGTTGAAATCGCCGCTCATCCACACGCCGACTTCGTTGATGCTGGTGTCCACCGTGGGCACCGCGCGCGACAGGCGGCCATCGGCCAGCACCGCGATGCGGTCGCTGAGCATGAACAACTCCTCGATTTCCTCC
This is a stretch of genomic DNA from Duganella zoogloeoides. It encodes these proteins:
- a CDS encoding methyl-accepting chemotaxis protein, translating into MRVNTPVTQNEYIMEDGKTIVSSTDLQGNINYANPYFLEVSGFTEAEVMGAPQNIVRHPDMPVEAFADLWTTIKAGMPWTGLVKNRCKNGDYYWVLANVTPVIEQGKQVGYLSVRTKPSREQVRAADALYREIKAGNPRGLRIHNGRGVSGGVFARMKESLKMSLNQQIALATTMGASVLLIVALCLLTMGETSLYQARGWLGGIALAAIAGMVLFGRSLYVNVALPLKQATRAARMMAGGDLTASIEVRRDDEMGRLLAALRQTNINLHSIIGDVRANFAEITTATTEIANGNMDLSGRTESQASSLQQTASSMEELTSTVQMSANNVASANQLAEEAKQVAAHGGEIVSQVVTTMGDISTSSTKILDIIGLIDGIAFQTNILALNAAVEAARAGEQGRGFAVVASEVRGLAQRSATAAKEIKTLIDMSISKVQAGTALTNSAGVTMGQVIESVSKVSRVMAEISHSTREQSTGIGQVNQAVIQIDDITQQNAALVEQAAAAAGNLVEQARNVSQAMAVFKLQHAPRAGARAVAPPARPVPTKAKPKLVAHS
- a CDS encoding ABC transporter permease yields the protein MMTTELLIAFLASTAGAATPLVVASMGELVTERSGVLNLGMEGMMLVGAVVGFGVTLGTGSMVLGLLAAMAAGMLMALVFGFLVLTLQTNQVATGLALTLFGIGVSAFLGRSFVGQTVERMPNLDIPLLSDLPFIGPLLFRFDAMTYASVALVVVIGWMLARTRLGLVIRAVGESPHSAHAIGFNVIALRYGTVLFGGAMAGLGGAYLSLALTPMWVEGMTAGRGWIALAQVVFATWKPRGVLVGAYLFGGVTVLQFHGQGMGLAIPSEFLSMLPYVATIVVLVLICRNPQTILLNKPMSLGQNFKAD
- a CDS encoding ABC transporter permease, with product MSRLEKRPEPSRRMMLASPLIAAAAMLATGSLLFLFLGQEPLHAFYVYFIKPWTTLYGVGELLLKATPLILCGVGLAIGFRANVNNIGADGQLTVGAIAAGAVALQFHEVEAWWVLPLMLVAGAVGGMLWAAIPALLRTRFNTSEILVSLMLVYVAYHLLSYLVHGPMRDPDGFNFPQSKMFSESATLPLLVEGLRLNAAFILSLIAAGAAWFFCRHTFAGYRMQVSGMAPAAALYAGFSEPRNVWLAFMVSGALAGVAGVGEVAGPLGQLQPSVSPGYGFAAIIVAYVGRLHPLGVVLSALLMSLLYIGGETAQIELGAPSAITGVFQGLLLFYLLAADLFIHYRIKPHKRISGVPA